From the Borreliella afzelii genome, the window TGTATTTCGAAAAGTTCCAAAAAATATGCCAGAACAAGAACTTCTTACAACTTATTTAAGGCAAGCAATAACAAGAGTGCCTGACACAAGAAGCCATAAAACAAGTTACGCAAGAGCTAATGAAATTGAATTTGAAAAATATCTGCCTATAGTGGGAATCAATCCCGAATTTATCGACCAAAGCAAACAATATACCAACGGTGTTTATGCAAGTCAAATAAAATTTGCACTTAATCATAAAAAAGAACTGTCTAATGCATTAAACGAATATAGAACTTCAAAGCTTGAAGAAAATTGGTATCCAATCAGTATATTTTGTACAAAGTGTAATAGAGATACAACAACTGTAAATAATTATGATAATCATTACTCTGTTGAGTACTCATGTGAATGCGGAAATCAAGAATCTCTAGATATAAGAACCACATGGGCCATTAAGCTTCCCTGGAGAATAGATTGGCCTATGAGATGGAAATATGAAGAAGTTGACTTTGAACCTGCAGGAAAAGACCACCACAGCAGTGGCGGCAGTTTTGATACATCTAAAAATATTGTAAAAATTTTTCAAGGCAGTCCCCCTGTAACATTCCAATATGACTTTATTTCAATAAAAGGACGTGGTGGAAAAATATCTTCCTCATCAGGAGATGTCATATCACTTAAAGATGTTCTTGAAGTTTACACACCTGAAGTCACAAGATTTTTATTTGCCTCTACAAGACCAAATACTGAATTTTCGATCTCATTTGATCTTGATGTAATTAAAATATACGAAGATTACGACAGGTTTGAGAGGATTTACTATGGTGTAGAAGATATAAAAGAAGAAAAAAAAAGAGCATTTAAAAGAATTTATGAGCTATCTCAACCATATATGCCAAGCAAAAGAATCCCTTATCAAATAGGATTTAGACATTTGAGTGTAATATGTCAAATATTTGAAAATAATATAAATAAAATTCTAAATTACCTAAAAAACGTTCAAGAAGACCAAAAAGACAAACTAATTAATAAAATTAAATGCGCAATTAATTGGATAAGAGATTTTGCACCCGAAGATTTCAAATTTTCATTAAGGTCCAAATTTGATAGTATCGAAATACTAAAAGAAAATAGCAAAAAAGCAATTAATGAACTTCTGAATTTTTTAAAGAAAAATTTTGAAGTTGCTACAGAGCAAGACATTCAAAACGAAATATATAAAATTTCAAGAGAAAATAATATAGAGCCCGCTTTGTTTTTTAAACAAATTTATAAAATTTTAATAGACAAAGAAAAAGGGCCTAAATTAGCTGGATTTATCAAAATAATTGGTATTGAACGCTTTGAAAAGATTGTAAGTAGATATATTTAAACCTTAAAATAATAAAAAAATAAGTCATATAATTATGACTTATTAACAATTTATACTAATAGAGTATTATTACCTTAACTTTCCTTGACTAGCAACAGATTCCATTGCCTTTTTAATCTTGTTTTCATCACCTAAATAGTAATGTTTAATAGGATTTAAATCTTTATCTAATTCGTAAACTAAAGGAATACCCGTAGGAATGTTAAGCTTTAAAACATCTTCTTCGCTTAAATTATCAAGATATTTAACAAGAGCTCTTAAAGAATTACCATGAGCAGCAACAATAACTTTTTTACCTTCAAGAATTTCTTTTGCAATCTCATCAATCCAATAAGGAATAACTCTTGCAATAGTATCTTTAAGACACTCTGTTGAAGGAAGTTCTCTTTTAGGAATATATTTATATCTTGGATCCTTAATTGGATGATGATCATCAGACTCATCTAAAGACATTGGGGGCACATCATAACTGCGTCTCCAAATTAAAACCTTATCTTCCCCATATTTTGCAGCTGTTTCCGACTTATTTAAACCCTGCAAAGCTCCATAGTGTCTCTCATTTAATCTCCAAGTTTTTTTTACACTAATATAAGCTTGGCCTAGTTCTTTTAAAATAATATTTAAAGTATCATTGGCCCTTGACAATAAAGAACTAAAAGCAATATCAAAAAAATAGCCTTCTTGCTTGAGAAGTAAACCTGCCTCTATAGCCTCATCGACACCTTTATCAGAAAGTTTAACATCTGTCCAACCAGTAAAAAGATTTTCTTTGTTCCACTCACTCTCCCCATGTCTTACTAAAACTAATTTATACATAAAATCTCCTAGCATATTATTTTATTTACTAATACTAATAATTATAAATTAGCACAAAATCTAGTCAAGATTTCAACCTTAATTAAATAATGATATACTTTAAAATAAATTGAGCTTTAAATTAATTCAAGCAAGGAAAAAAATATGGAAAATCAAAAAATTTTGGTAGCAAAATATGCAATTGATCGCTACATCAAAAGCAACATGAACCTTGGAATCGGAACAGGTACAACTGTTTATCATGCAATAAAATATTTAAGCGAAAAGCTAAAATCAGGTAACTTAAAAAATTTAAAATTTTATACAACAAGTAGCGATACAAAATATTTACTCTCAAAAGAACAAATTCCTTATGAATCAAATTTTTCAAAACTTAACAAAAATTTAGACATTGCAATTGATGGAGCTGATGAAATTCTATTAGAAAAAAAAAGCTTAATAAAAGGAATGGGGGGAGCACATCTAATGGAGAAAGTAATAGCTTACAATTCAGAAACATTACTAATAATAGCAGATGAAACAAAAATTGTAAAAAAATTGGGAACAAAAATGCCTATTCCCATAGAAGTTGCCCCAAATGCTGTTGGATTTATTATGACTAGACTTGAAGAAATGAATTTAGACATAACCTTAAGAATTTGCAACGAAAAAAAAGGACCCATTATAACTGATAATAATAATTATATTTTGGATGTAAAAATGCACGTAGAAAATCCCGAAGGGACAGAAAAATACTTTAAACTATTTCCGGGTATACTTGAGATTGGGATATTTAATCATAAAAACACAAAAATAGTTTATTACCAAAATAAACAAATCAAGGAAGCCTAAACTTAACTTTAAAAAAGTTATCATCAAAATAGTTTATAATTTTTACTAAATAAAAATCTAACTTAAACCTTTCACGCCCTTTTAATAACATAATACTATCATCAAAAACAAACTTTCTACTTAAATTTGAGCAATAATTAATAAACTGAACAAATTGTTTTTCATTATACTCAAATTTAAGCCTAAGAGACCGCAAGTTAACACCTTGGATGGTTCCAAGTCCTTGAATAAAATGATAAATAAAAAAATCTAAATCCTCTAGCAATTTAAACGTTACTAAGTGATTATTTGCTTTAACAAAACCACTATCTTTTCTAATCAAAGCTCTTACATTATTATCCTTGTCATTACAGAAAAGTAGGCTTACAGCATGCAATCCTAATCCTAAATATGGTTTTAACTTCCAATTTAGCTTATTATGCTTACTCTCATGGCCCTTTAACGCAAAATTGGCAATTTCATAATTAATGTAACCATTAGATTCTAAACACTCTAAGGCACAAAACCACAGCTTTTCTGATTCAATGCTATTATTAAAATTTCCCAAAGCAAGGTCTTCTTCCTCATATATAAAATCACTAAAACAAATATGCTCGGGCATATATGAAAGCAATTCTTGTAAATCAAGCTTGAGATGAGACTTTTTTTGCAAAGGCATATTAATACTCATATCAATATTTAAATCAAAAGGAAACTTTCTAATATTGTTAATTAGAATATTTATTTTTTCATAAGAAATTTCAGGAATCCCCATAATCTTTCTAAATTTTAAAGAAAAACTTTGAACACAAAGATTAATTCGAGTAATATAAAATTCATCTAAAAGTTTGAATTTTTCAAAATCAACATGGCCTGGAATAATTTCTAAAGTAAATTCTTCTAATAAAGCTAAATTAATATATTTGGACAAAGAAGTGAAAATAAATTTTAAATTATCCTG encodes:
- the lysS gene encoding lysine--tRNA ligase; the encoded protein is MKTAHWADFYAEKIKKDKGPKNLYTVASGITPSGTVHIGNFREVISVDLVARALKDSGSKVRFIYSWDNYDVFRKVPKNMPEQELLTTYLRQAITRVPDTRSHKTSYARANEIEFEKYLPIVGINPEFIDQSKQYTNGVYASQIKFALNHKKELSNALNEYRTSKLEENWYPISIFCTKCNRDTTTVNNYDNHYSVEYSCECGNQESLDIRTTWAIKLPWRIDWPMRWKYEEVDFEPAGKDHHSSGGSFDTSKNIVKIFQGSPPVTFQYDFISIKGRGGKISSSSGDVISLKDVLEVYTPEVTRFLFASTRPNTEFSISFDLDVIKIYEDYDRFERIYYGVEDIKEEKKRAFKRIYELSQPYMPSKRIPYQIGFRHLSVICQIFENNINKILNYLKNVQEDQKDKLINKIKCAINWIRDFAPEDFKFSLRSKFDSIEILKENSKKAINELLNFLKKNFEVATEQDIQNEIYKISRENNIEPALFFKQIYKILIDKEKGPKLAGFIKIIGIERFEKIVSRYI
- the gpmA gene encoding 2,3-diphosphoglycerate-dependent phosphoglycerate mutase; this encodes MYKLVLVRHGESEWNKENLFTGWTDVKLSDKGVDEAIEAGLLLKQEGYFFDIAFSSLLSRANDTLNIILKELGQAYISVKKTWRLNERHYGALQGLNKSETAAKYGEDKVLIWRRSYDVPPMSLDESDDHHPIKDPRYKYIPKRELPSTECLKDTIARVIPYWIDEIAKEILEGKKVIVAAHGNSLRALVKYLDNLSEEDVLKLNIPTGIPLVYELDKDLNPIKHYYLGDENKIKKAMESVASQGKLR
- the rpiA gene encoding ribose 5-phosphate isomerase A, coding for MENQKILVAKYAIDRYIKSNMNLGIGTGTTVYHAIKYLSEKLKSGNLKNLKFYTTSSDTKYLLSKEQIPYESNFSKLNKNLDIAIDGADEILLEKKSLIKGMGGAHLMEKVIAYNSETLLIIADETKIVKKLGTKMPIPIEVAPNAVGFIMTRLEEMNLDITLRICNEKKGPIITDNNNYILDVKMHVENPEGTEKYFKLFPGILEIGIFNHKNTKIVYYQNKQIKEA
- the psgB gene encoding HemN-related non-iron pseudo-SAM protein PsgB produces the protein MRVDLLPLIELSLYINISFCCKDFSIFNRILEELKYHLTLLGHPIIKTLYIKHVDFCLCRQDNLKFIFTSLSKYINLALLEEFTLEIIPGHVDFEKFKLLDEFYITRINLCVQSFSLKFRKIMGIPEISYEKINILINNIRKFPFDLNIDMSINMPLQKKSHLKLDLQELLSYMPEHICFSDFIYEEEDLALGNFNNSIESEKLWFCALECLESNGYINYEIANFALKGHESKHNKLNWKLKPYLGLGLHAVSLLFCNDKDNNVRALIRKDSGFVKANNHLVTFKLLEDLDFFIYHFIQGLGTIQGVNLRSLRLKFEYNEKQFVQFINYCSNLSRKFVFDDSIMLLKGRERFKLDFYLVKIINYFDDNFFKVKFRLP